The genomic stretch AGGCCATGTTGCCACAGATCATCGCACGGTCATTGTCCGGGCAGAGCGGCGTCACATCGAGATCCTTATAGGCCTCGCCAGAGTTGATCAGATCGGTGATCCGGCCCATCTTGGGGCTCTCTTCGCGGGTGGTGGTGGGGTAGTATTTGATCTTCTTCCAGAAGCCCTCCCCAATCACCTCATTGAGCAGCTCGTCGTCCTTCAGGCTTTCGATCAGCTCGCGGCCATAGGTCAGCTCTCCGGCGGTGCGGCAGGTGTGGGTGATGATGACCTCTTCGTAGTCCTCATAGGTCTGGGGTTCGCGCAGCAGCGAGGCAAAGGGCGCAAAGCCGGTGCCGGTGGCAAAGAACCAGATGCGCTTGCCGGGGATCAGCGCGTCATGCACCAGGGTGCCCACCGGTTTGGGGCGCAGGATGATTTCGTCACCGACCTTGATGTGTTGCAGGCGCGAGGTCAGCGGGCCGTTTTCGACCTTGATGGAATAGAACTCCATTTCCTCATCCCAAGAGGGTGACGCGATGGAATAGGCGCGCAGCAGCGGCTTTATCTTGCCGGTTTTGGGATCGGGGTCGTTCATCAATCCGATCATCACAAATTCACCGGACCGAAAGCGCAGGCTGGCCGGGCGGGTACAGCGGAAGGAAAACAGTTTGTCCGTCCAATGCGTCACCTCAGTTACGGTCTGGGCGTCGGGCAGGGCGGGGGTGGCCTTTACAGGCGTATCGGTCACAGCATCGGTCACAGGCAAAATCTCGTTCATCGGTTGCACTACCGGTCTGTTAAACCGGCACCTCTGATTAATCTTTGATGTAGGTCAGGGGAAGCCCCAGAAACTGTAACGCCGCAGCGTCGTGGACGCAGGGGAGACACAGTCCGGGGCTGATCTGACAGGGAGAGGCGGCTGGCTTAGCGGGCGGAGGAGCCACCGCGCAGGCGGGCCTGATAGTTATGGGCGCTCCATTGCGCCCGGGCAAGCCATTGTTCCTGCGGCTGACGGGCAGCGATATCATCGCTGATTTCCACCTCGTCAAAGCCGGTTCGGCGCGCCATGGCATATTGGTCAGCCAGCACATGACCCTTGGCGCGCAAACGGCCCGTATAGCCCATCAGGCGCAGTTGCCGCGCCAGGGTGAAGCCCCGGCCATCGGCAAAGCTGGGGAAATCAATGCGGATGATTTCTGCGCCTTCGATACAAGCCGAGAGTGCCGCAGGATCCGCATCAGAGGTCAGGTCCAAGGCATTCGCGCCCTCAAAACCTGCGGTCCAGGTTTCTGGGCCAAACCCCGCGTCGGTTACGATTACAGTCATATCACTCATGCTCCTGTGCGGATGAACTGGCCGTTCACAACGTGAATGCCACATTCTTCCTTGCTTTGGTCACGCCAGCGTCCGGCGCGGGGATCTTCGCCTGCGGCAACCGGAGAGGTGCAGGGGGCACAGCCGATTGACGGATACCCCTTGGCCACCAGCGGATGACGCGGCAGGCGGTTTTCTGTCATATAGGCCCGCACGTCTTCCGGTGCCCAATGGGCCAGCGGGTTGATCTTGATACGCCCGGTTGCGCCTGCAGCGGTTTCTTCGACTTCAAAGAAATCCAGCGCGGCCCGGCTGCCCGCCTGAAAGCGCTTGCGCCCGGTGATCCAGCCGTCAAAACCGTCTAAGGCAGCCTGTAGCGGCGCGGTTTTACGCAGGGCGCAGCAGGCATCGGTATCCGAGAACCGCAGCGCGCCATAGGGGTCTTTTGCGGCGATATCTGCCGCCTTGACGATCTGCACATTGCGCAGCCCCAGACGTTCGCTCACCTCCTGCTGGTAGACCAGCGTTTCGGTGAACAGCAGCTCGGTGTCGACAAACAGCACCGGCACCATCGGGTCGATGACGGCAGCCATATGCAACAGCACCACCGATTCAGCGCCAAAGCTGGAGACCAGCGCGATATTGCCGGCATCCTGCAGTGCACCCTGCATCACCGCCGTGGCGGAGTGGTGGCGGAAGCGGGCGTTGAGACCCGCAACCTTGTCGTTGAGCGACGCGGCAGAGGCCGCAAGCCCATCCGTATCCGCGTTATACGTGTCGAGGTTCACCATGGGGCTAGGCCACCTTTTTCTGAGCCTCGGGATAGAGCGCGGACTTGAAGGGCTCCATGCCAAGACGGCGATAGGTCTCAAGGAAGGTCTCATCTTCCCCGCTGCGGATCGCAAGATAGGTTTCAACCAGCCGCTCAACGGCGGGGACGATCTCGTCATAGGCAAAGCCGGGGCCGGTCCGTTTGCCGATCGCGGCTGTTTCCGTGGCATCGCCCCCCAGGGTAATCTGGTAGTTCTCCACCCCGGCGCGATCCAGACCAAGAATGCCGATATGGGCCACGTGGTGGTGACCACAGGCGTTGATGCAGCCCGAGATCTTGATCTGCAGATGGCCGATGTCATGCTCCAGCTTCAGATCATCAAAGCGGCTGGCGATTTCCTGTGCCACCGGGATCGAGCGCGCGGTTGCCAGGGCGCAGTAATCCATGCCGGGGCAGGCGATGATGTCCGAGATCAGGCCGATATTGGCGGTGGCCAGAGCGTGCTGTTTCAGACGCGCATGCAGCGCGGGCAGGTCGGATTTATGCACATGGGGAATGATCACGTTCTGCTGGTGGCTGATGCGCAGCTCATCATAGCCAAATTCCTGCGCCAGATCCGCCATAACCCGCATCTGTTCAGCGCTGGCATCCCCTGGGGTTTGGCCATGGGCCTTGATCGAGATGGTGACGATGGCATGGTTGGGGTCGCGGTGTGCGGCCAGGTTGGTATCGGCCCAGGCGCGAAACACCGGATCCGCAGCATAGGTGGCGTCATAGGTGCTGATGTCGCCAGAGCGGAACGCAGGGGCCGCAAAATGGGTCTTGATCTCGTTCAGCAGCGCCTGATCGGTGCCGTCAAACTCGGCGCGACGCTCTGCAAAGCGGGCCTCGACCAGCTCACGGACTTTTTCGATGCCGTTTTCCTGCACGGTGATCTTGATGCGGGCCTTGTATTTGTTATCGCGGCGTCCCAGCACGTTATAGACGCTGAGAACGGATTCCAGATAGGGCAGCAGATCCGGCTGCGGCAGGAAGTCACGAATGACTTTGCCCACCATGGGGGTGCGGCCCAGGCCACCGCCGACGATGACCTCAAAGCCGATCTCACCGTCGCGCTCGACCATACGCAGACCCACGTCATGGGCTTTGGTCACGGCCCGGTCATTGGGGCTGCCGGTGATGGCGATTTTGAACTTGCGGCCCAGGAACTGAAACTCGGGGTGGTCGGTGGACCACTGGCGGATCAGTTCTGCATAGGGGCGCGGGTCTGTCAGCTCATCCGCGGCGGCGCCGGCAAAGTGGTCTGCGGTGGTGTTGCGGATGGTATTGCCAGAGGTCTGGATTGCGTGCAGGCCGACTTCGCCGAGGGCATCCAGCATATCGGGGATGTCGTTCAGCTTGGGCCAGTTGTACTGGATATTCTGGCGGGTGGTGAAGTGGCCATAGCCCTTGTCCCACTTCTCGGCCAGCAGCGCCAGGGCGCGCATCTGGTCAGAGTTCAGCGTGCCATAGGGGATCGCAACCCGCAGCATATAGGCGTGCAGCTGCAGATAGACGCCATTCATCAGGCGCAGCGGTTTGAATTCATCCTCGGTGAGCGAGCCATCAATGCGGCGGGCAACCTGGGCGCGGAACTGGGCGTTGCGTTCGGCCAGAAAGGCCTCGTCAAAGGCGTTGTACTTATACATGGGCTGCGGCCTCCTGTTTGCCGTGGCTGTAGTTGGATGGGCCTTTGCGGCGGAAATCTTCGCGGAAATGCACCGGTTCCGGGCCGTCGGGGCCGGCCTTGGCATCGGCCAGATAGGCGCCGACGATGCGGATATTTTGCTTTTCAGCCTCCAGCAGGCGCAGCTGCGCTTCGGCTTCATCGACGATCAATTCCGCCTGGGCGAGATCGCGGGTCCAGCTGTTGTCGGCCTGGAAGTAGATCACATCGCCTTCCAGAAGATCATTGGCGGTGATGACTTTGGGGGTGAAGGGACGGGCCATTATGCAAGCTCCATGTTTAGGTCTGAAAGGGCGGCCAGGCTTTGGCGCGGCGCGAGCCCAAGAAAGGTAAGAGCGGGACCATCAAAATCCGCTGCGGCGAGATCTGTTGGCAGGCGTTCAAGGGTGGTCTCCAATACCCGCTGATTGGCGCGGGAGGCGTTTTCGATCACCGTGACCGGCGTGGCGCGATTGGCGCCATGCATGATCATGCGGCCCTGCACAAAACGGGCGGATTTCTTGCCCATGTAGATGGCTGCGACCTCGCCGGGGCGGGCCAGAGCGGCCCAGTCCTGATCGGCAAAGCCACGGGTGTCATGGCCAGTGAGAAAGCGCACCGAAGAGTTGCGCCCCCGCTGGGTCAGGCTCTGGCCGATACTGGCAACGGCGGCAGAGGCTGCGGTGATGCCGGGCATGATCTGATAGGCGACACCGGCCTCTTCGCAGGCGGTGAGCTCCTCGTCCAGGCGGCCAAAGATGGTGGGATCACCGGATTTCAGGCGCAGAACCTTCAGGCCGGCCTGGGCATGGGCAACCATACGGGCGCAGATCTCTTCCTGGCTCATCGAGGGACCAAAGCCCTCTTTGCCGACGTCTTCCAGCTGCGCCTGCGCCCCTGCAAGCGCCAGGATCTCGGCGCTGACCAGCCGGTCGAACAAGATCACATCCGCCTCTTGCAGCGCGCGTGCCACTTTGAGGGTCAGCAGCTCAGGATCGCCGGGACCAGAGCCGGCAAAGGCCACTTGGCCGCGGCTCAGGCAACACATGCCGCTGCGGCTGTGCGCGGGGGAATTGGCGGTATGTGTCATTGGACCGGTCATGTCTGGCCTCTTTACTGTTGTTTGGCTGTTGTTTGACTTACGAGTGTATATAGGAAATATTCCCGCTATTACGCTATATGTCGGAGTGAATAAGGTGGTTTGTTCCACCTGACGGTGGCCGCAGGCAGGTTTGTCCTAAAGTAGAGGGAAATTGAGAATGACAGCACGGATCGATGTGACAGACCGGAAAATTCTGGCGGAGCTGCAGCGCGATGCGGGGCAATCGCTGGATGAAATCGCCCGTCAGGTGGGCAGTTCCAAGACCCCTGTGTGGAATCGGATCCGCAAATTGCGCGAGGCCGGGGTTATTGGTCAGCAGACCATGGTGCTGGATGCAGAGGCGCTGGGGTTTGAGGCCTGTTTCTTTGTATTGATCCGCACCTCAGAGCATGAGGCGGATTGGCAGGCCAAGTTTCTGAAGGCTTTGCGCGACCGCCCGGAAGTGCAGGAGGCGCATCGGCTGGCGGGGGATATCGACTATATTCTCAAGGTGCGGGTGCAAAACGCGCGGGCCTATGATGTGTTTTATCAGGCGCTGATTTCAGAGGTGAAGGTGCATAATGTAACGGCGCTTTTGTCGATGGAAGAGATCAAATCCACCACTATGCTGCCACTGGAGAGCTAACCCCTGCCAAAAGGGGCGCTACCGCGCGCCTATTTCTGCCTGTGGCGCCGCGACGCAGTACGCCGGACCTGGTGGTTTGGGTGGGGCTTTTGCCCCCCCCTCCTGCTTGAGTCGAGAGCCGAGAGCCGGAGCTAGCGCGTTACCTGCAGCTCAGACAGTCCGTGAAAATGGTAGCTGTTGCTGTAGCGTGGGGCAGCGGCGAGTTTCAGATCGGGGCAGCGCTGGAACAGGATGGGCAGTGCAATCTGCATTTCCAGCCGCGCCAGAGGGGCGCCAACGCAGAAATGCAGCCCGCCGCCAAAGGACATATTTGTGCGTGCCGGGCGGCTGGGGTCAAAGATTTCGGCGTCGTCTTCGGCAGCGGGATCCCGGTTGGCCGAGGCCAGCAGCAGCGCCACCTGATCGCCACGTTGAAAGGTATGGCCCATGACCTCTGCCTCTTCATAGGCGTAGCGGGTGAACAGATGCAAAGGTGGGTCAAAA from Phaeobacter sp. G2 encodes the following:
- a CDS encoding ferredoxin--NADP reductase, which gives rise to MNEILPVTDAVTDTPVKATPALPDAQTVTEVTHWTDKLFSFRCTRPASLRFRSGEFVMIGLMNDPDPKTGKIKPLLRAYSIASPSWDEEMEFYSIKVENGPLTSRLQHIKVGDEIILRPKPVGTLVHDALIPGKRIWFFATGTGFAPFASLLREPQTYEDYEEVIITHTCRTAGELTYGRELIESLKDDELLNEVIGEGFWKKIKYYPTTTREESPKMGRITDLINSGEAYKDLDVTPLCPDNDRAMICGNMAFNLELKAMLEEAGLEEGANSKPAQYVVEKAFLD
- a CDS encoding DUF934 domain-containing protein, producing the protein MTVIVTDAGFGPETWTAGFEGANALDLTSDADPAALSACIEGAEIIRIDFPSFADGRGFTLARQLRLMGYTGRLRAKGHVLADQYAMARRTGFDEVEISDDIAARQPQEQWLARAQWSAHNYQARLRGGSSAR
- a CDS encoding phosphoadenylyl-sulfate reductase; this translates as MVNLDTYNADTDGLAASAASLNDKVAGLNARFRHHSATAVMQGALQDAGNIALVSSFGAESVVLLHMAAVIDPMVPVLFVDTELLFTETLVYQQEVSERLGLRNVQIVKAADIAAKDPYGALRFSDTDACCALRKTAPLQAALDGFDGWITGRKRFQAGSRAALDFFEVEETAAGATGRIKINPLAHWAPEDVRAYMTENRLPRHPLVAKGYPSIGCAPCTSPVAAGEDPRAGRWRDQSKEECGIHVVNGQFIRTGA
- a CDS encoding nitrite/sulfite reductase; the encoded protein is MYKYNAFDEAFLAERNAQFRAQVARRIDGSLTEDEFKPLRLMNGVYLQLHAYMLRVAIPYGTLNSDQMRALALLAEKWDKGYGHFTTRQNIQYNWPKLNDIPDMLDALGEVGLHAIQTSGNTIRNTTADHFAGAAADELTDPRPYAELIRQWSTDHPEFQFLGRKFKIAITGSPNDRAVTKAHDVGLRMVERDGEIGFEVIVGGGLGRTPMVGKVIRDFLPQPDLLPYLESVLSVYNVLGRRDNKYKARIKITVQENGIEKVRELVEARFAERRAEFDGTDQALLNEIKTHFAAPAFRSGDISTYDATYAADPVFRAWADTNLAAHRDPNHAIVTISIKAHGQTPGDASAEQMRVMADLAQEFGYDELRISHQQNVIIPHVHKSDLPALHARLKQHALATANIGLISDIIACPGMDYCALATARSIPVAQEIASRFDDLKLEHDIGHLQIKISGCINACGHHHVAHIGILGLDRAGVENYQITLGGDATETAAIGKRTGPGFAYDEIVPAVERLVETYLAIRSGEDETFLETYRRLGMEPFKSALYPEAQKKVA
- a CDS encoding DUF2849 domain-containing protein; the protein is MARPFTPKVITANDLLEGDVIYFQADNSWTRDLAQAELIVDEAEAQLRLLEAEKQNIRIVGAYLADAKAGPDGPEPVHFREDFRRKGPSNYSHGKQEAAAHV
- the cobA gene encoding uroporphyrinogen-III C-methyltransferase, with product MTGPMTHTANSPAHSRSGMCCLSRGQVAFAGSGPGDPELLTLKVARALQEADVILFDRLVSAEILALAGAQAQLEDVGKEGFGPSMSQEEICARMVAHAQAGLKVLRLKSGDPTIFGRLDEELTACEEAGVAYQIMPGITAASAAVASIGQSLTQRGRNSSVRFLTGHDTRGFADQDWAALARPGEVAAIYMGKKSARFVQGRMIMHGANRATPVTVIENASRANQRVLETTLERLPTDLAAADFDGPALTFLGLAPRQSLAALSDLNMELA
- a CDS encoding Lrp/AsnC family transcriptional regulator: MTARIDVTDRKILAELQRDAGQSLDEIARQVGSSKTPVWNRIRKLREAGVIGQQTMVLDAEALGFEACFFVLIRTSEHEADWQAKFLKALRDRPEVQEAHRLAGDIDYILKVRVQNARAYDVFYQALISEVKVHNVTALLSMEEIKSTTMLPLES